ATCTACTTATGAGTAGAAAGTTGTAAATAGATTGATGTTTGATTTTtgcttataaatttaaaaaattacttaaaataaattagaaatcataagtaaaaatattttatttatgatttatatatttattttaaaattattatttaatcaaataaaatattatattattttaataatttttaaaaatatcaatattattctATCGTAACAACTATAATACTTAATTATATATCATTTTTggtaatttcaataaattaaattacttttaattaaacactttaaatcaTTAGTTattttaaagtaattttattaaataattaattatttatttttaatttgactcataaattaaaaaatatattttaagtcaaaaattaaaagtaaatagTCAAATTTAATACTCTCTTAATTTAGTGATATTAGAGCCATCttttaaaattatgagattttacgtttaaatatcattaaaaaaaaacacATTGACTTGGGCAAGTAAAATAAAATATCTGaatacaaataaatttataagaatacaattttattgattaataggGAGAGAAACTGCTAGAGAAAATTCAAGGAAAAATTAGAAAACaaacattattaatttaatgttaaAATTGATTGGAGTAAAGGGTCTACTTCAAGAACTGGAATAAATGAAGCTCCAAACGAGAAAACTAAATCCTTGGCTATAATTACTAATTAGTCTAATAGCCAACTACTAGGAAATTCCCCTGAACAGGAATAAACAATATCTATCAATTTATATCTTTAGACAAGGAAAAACactgttatttttctttttttataagcaaacattttattcatataatattaaaaaaaaaaatttattatgttTTATCTAACTAAGATCCAATAATTTCAGACCTTTCTGAAATACTCAATTTAAAGCAAAATATGCTAAATACGATATAAAGCAAAATGATCCTTAAAACAAAAAAAAGCAACCAGTACAAAATAAAACCAAGGGACAATAAGGCAAAATGATCCcagaatatatttatttttttttaagtgattAATTAATATACAGATTAAAATTCCATAAGTTTTGTTTCTCACTTTTAACTTTTTCCCTTAAAATTCCATAAGTATTTTTCCCCTTTTATCTTTTTCCCTCAGAGACTGAGAAAAGGAATAGATTGGACTATGAATGATGGACAAGGATTTCGAGGTCCAGTTTTGTGGAAATCAtcaaaatcttcattttcttacTTATTCttctgcatatatatatatatatatacacacatgtaTGTTCAAGGAAATTTTGTGGAAATGAACTTTTGTGCCAGGAATTCAAAATCTCTGTCTTTTGCTTTGAAAATAAAAATGCTAATAATGGGTACTTTTAGCTGATGTTAGTAGTTCTAAATAGTGAATCAAAAGGAATTTAGGATTCAatggaattttaatttaatggtattgaagttatttttaaaattgtgaggttttgaatttaaattctaaatttaCGTAAAAATTTCTCCAACCTTGTAGCAGCAGCACTACCTATTCATCAAGTTCCAGGCAAGAATCCCACATCACTTATCAAAAGTGCTGTAACTATCAATTTCCAACGGCATCACCATTCGCCACTATTACAATATCAATACGATCCTTTGGAGCTAGGACCTGGCGAAAACCCTAGGCCAAGCCCTTCAACTAATTGATCGGCATCATCCTGACGAATGAAATTTGCCTTCAAATGCCTCACTCTGTTAAGAAGGCTCCAAATATCACTTAGGCAATCCGTCAAACCCACCTCGCATGCAGTTGGCAATCTCTTCAGAGTGTAGGTGTTTTTCTTGCAAACTTTCTTGTGTGCCGGATCTCTTTCATTCTTATATAGATCACATCTTTAATTGCATGCTAAGAGTGTGAAAAACGATAAGATCATGAGGAGATTATGGGGTGTGATTAATATCTGTTTCTTATAATATGGCAACAACTGGTAGAGGTTTGTGTATATTAGCTTGTTGGCAGCAATAACagcttgtatcttgcattttttgcatgattattcattttattttaatcagTTGGTTAAGTAATTCCATCTTATTTGGTTTagttttattatttagtttttttttttaatcttaaacTATTAATCTATTTTTTATTTACCTTTTTTTATTATAATGGGCTCTCACTATAATTCGAACTTGAGATCTCATAACTCCAGTATCACAGAACTAAATTTATTAGTAATTTGTTACTTGTTTTGTTCTTTTTAAACTATATACCTAACTGGGTTTTATTGGTCAAACCATTGAATCTATCAATCCCACCAAACCAATAAATTCAATTTTAGAAGTATGTTGAATATTACAGGAACTTGACATTCAATATTTTTCCTTCTCTCACATTAAGATAAAGACAGGAACTTTTACACAAACCTAGATTCACCAGCAGCAACACCAACATTCAATCAGAATTCAGAAACACCCATTCTCTAAGCAGCCTGAGTATGTATAGTGAACATAATTCCTGGCGACACCTGATCTAATCACCCATTTCCTTCAAAGACACAAATATAAATATCTTTATCTTTCTTAAGAGAAATTCTGAATATAATATTTATCTGGAATTAATTACCTCCAAATGTATTAACTTTAATTCAAATGTATTAACTTTAATTCATCAACTTTggaatattaaggagaaaaaggaaaaagaaaacgaAAATCCATGGATTCCTAGCCTGTAAATGAAGTCACAGGATATCTGTCAATGCAGTCAAGCCACGGATTCCTGGAAGGCTTTTTCACTCGTCTCATGGACTTCCAAACCAGGCTGTTGCACTTGAAACCAGAACCAAAAGCAAGTTGCCAAACCCTGTCTCCTCTCTTCACTCTTTCCTTAGCTTCCAAATAAGCCAGCTCGTACCATATGCTGCTGCTAGAAGTGTTCCCAAACCTGTGCAGTGCCATTCTTGATGCCTCTATGTTCTTGTCACTCAGTCCAAGATTTCTCTGTATCTCATCAAGCACGATTTTGCTGGCTGCATGGACACAGAAGTGCTCAAATGCTAGCTTGTAGTCAGGGATGTAGGGCTTGGGTGGTAGTGATGGTAAAGATCCATTTTTCTTGCCAAATAAGTGCCTCCAAACCAGGGTCCCAAAGAAGAGAATCTGCTCTGAGAAGGGAAGGACTAGAGGTCCTAGCGTGGTGATGTTAGTTTTCAGTGCATCTCCTCCTATTTCCATGAGTTGTTTGCTTACTTTcaatcccttgaatttttggtcATCCTCTTCCTGGTAAACGCACCTAATCATTGAATAACATCCACCAACAAATTTGATTTAGAATTAATTAAAAGATAATTAGCATCACTAAAATTATGATTTGGTTCCTTCTAATTTCTACATGGAAATTGAAGTTAGTCCACGatagaaatgaaattattggaaaATTCAAATGGTCCCCAAGTGATGGCTAATGGCTATTAAGCAGAAAAGCCAACGAAATATCCACTCACTTGTCTGTGGACCTCATGAAAGTAACATTTACTCAAATCATATCTACCTACACTAAGCAACCATTAATTAGAGATCACAAATTCATAATTTTCCTACTAATTTCATCAGTTTTATTAATGGATTCGAACTACAACATCAAATCAGATCAGAAATCTACTTCAAAATGGAGATAATTAGCACGAAACTAGCAAACCTGAAACTGCGATCATCAGCTCCTTTATGGGTCCTCACGATGTGTTCAAGCCGGTACTTGGCACGCGGATAGTCTAGCCGCCGGTTGGACAGTAGGACAGCGGAGCAGCCCATCCTAAAAAAGCAATTGGGCATAATCATGGACCGGTCCTGGCCCGGGTACCAGTTATAGCCCACCATCTCAGTGCTAACCACTACAGCATAATTGTTGGGATTGGCCTGCAACATGTCACGGGCCAGGTCCACAGCTATAATCCCAGCACTGCAGCCCATGCCACCAAGATTATAGCTGAGGATGTTACCTCTCATCTTGTAGTGATTTATGACCATGGCAGAAAGAGATGGGGTTGGGTTAAAGATGCTGCAGTTCACTACTAGGACCCCAACGTCCTTTGGACGGACTCTGGTCTTCTCAAAAAGCTCATCAAGTGCCCCAAAGATTACTGTTGAGGCCTCCAAACGACCTTCCTTCATGGTTGCACAATTCTCTTGCCGCATGACTGCTTTAGGGATGTAGGTTTCGTCTCCTAGTCCTGATGATTGTAAAATTTTCGTCTGGAATTCCAGGCTTGCCTCATCATACTTTCCTGTCTTTCTTGCCAGCTCGATGAACTCATCGTTGCTCACCTATAATattcaaattattgaataccTAGTTAGATAGCAATGTAATCTCTTATTACttgcaattattattttttagtatttatgttgaattatatatatatatatatatatatatatatatatatatatatatatatgattaggtGATATCATGAAAATATACATAATCTTTAAATTATTTTACCAAAATTATAGAGAGCGTTTAACTTAAAAAAATCAGCTTATAGTTTATAAGCTGATTTAACCTTAAAAGTATAATTATTAAACTCGGACTAAATCACAATGAATTAATTCTCAAATCAGTTTAGGTTTGTAATTGAATCAAATATCCGGTCAACCCACTGATTGAAACAGTTTACCAATGTGACTCGGTTGACCTAGAAGTTcaattattcaataaaatttcttttttcttatttttttgatttttaatatagaaaattaaattcaaaacctcataaaaagtatttaaaaataaaattaattgagtTAGCTCAGTAGTTATGTATTTTTcatttcaatatatttattttttaatatatacttaatatttcataaatattaaaaagagaattacttctatataaaatttaagaacactattaaaatttattaaatataacttaataaatgttaaatttttattttaattaattatatttatttatattatttatataaaatttaattaattatattatatttaattaatcttaattaatttatatatttaattaatttttaatgactgAGTGGTTGAACCATTGACTCACTGTCAACCTTTGAACCGGGTTTAATAGCACTACTTAtaaggaattaaaattttaaacagttatatatttgattaaattaaaataattataaataattgataaataattgatatatttaataaaaaataatttataaacatACAATATATaagtaaataaatatatatatatatatatatatatatatatatatattataaataaatagataaatttaattttagagcttttaaattgatttcactggcttatgaaataaaataaacacCTTCAGAATACTAATGTTCTCTTCATAACGCATTTCCTAGGCCATTCATGATTCATTGCGTCACGTCTTTCATGAAAGCAAAAACCATTAGTTTGGACCAATTAaactatattattaaaaaaaaaaaaaagcttgaaAAAGTGAGAGAACAAAAGCACGAGCCATTTATCTTTTATAACAAAAATTTTAGAaagacaaattttaaaatttattattttcataatAATTTCTCAATATACAGCATATATCTTTGTTAACAAAAATAAAGCCCaccttctttaaaaattttcaatatatataaACAAAAATCCCACTACAAAGATGCAGTGAAGGGGAAAGAAAATTTACCTTGAGATCATCATGAGGGCGATAACATGCAAAACCCAGGAGATAAATAGACCTTGGGCGAGACGTGAAGTAAGCAGAAACAGTAAAGACGAAAACAGCAAAGAAAGAAACAACAGTAACAAGATCATAACGAGCATCTTCCCATAGCTTCCTCCAGAGCTCTTCCCTACTAAGACTCCCGACCTCAGCACTAAAAACCAGCACCAAAACTGGTATGGTGGCCAAGTATATGGCATGGTTGATAAGGTAACGGTAGCCCAACTTAACGTACTTGAGGTTTACCGATTGGAGAAAGTCCGGCAACCTTCTCCTTACCCTGACAGAGAATGTGAGAGATCCAGCATTGGGGCCTGAAGACTGTATCCCACGGTTGACAATCTCTGTGGACAAATGATCTCTTTCATTGGCCATGTTGAAGAAGATATGTAAGGGTAGGGTTTCACATCTGTGTGTAATCTATTTATACAAATAAATGTTTGTTCATGCCTAGCTTGTACGTAATGGAAGGTGGTGGGTGGAGATGGAATTTAATGTAGGCACCAACTTAAGCTGGTGCGCAGTTGAGGAGTTGTAGACTGCCTTAAATTCTTCATTCATTGAGCAGGTCTAAATTTATTAGACCCTCAGTCGCATAAATGTAGacttttagttttattttcacgtgaaataaaaaaatataattaatatagttaAAATAATAAATCCTATTTAATCTTTTTTAATATATCCTCTCCCATATAActccattaaaaattaaataatttataatattaaaattttaattattaaaattaatagatttaattttttaatacatATTATAAATATAGACATATTAGCAagctaataaataattattatttcagAAAAAAACCTTTTAATTAGGACagacgaaaaaataaaataaacatatatttATGAGACAAATAGAATATAATGTTTatctataaatttaaatttttaagtaattttttgACATGATATACTTtaaatttaatgaatatttatgtataaaatatattaaaaatataaaattatttttatgattctTATATATAAGCTTGAGCTTCAAACTGTAGTACAAAAAGTTGTTAAGCATCTTTAACACCAGGCCAATTTGCTTGCTGATGATGGATAGCTAATAGCTACTAGCTATAGGCATCTTTCCTGATACCATTACCAAAATAGGAATTGAGCATGCTCATATCATACATAAAATTGCAGGTGAATCCATTTTTAGTATTTAGAGTTACCATCCTATTTCTATATAAATACACAATAATAATTGCATGCATATCTTCTAAATGAATcacattatttataaattaataaataaattattacaaatttattgattaatttatagaaaaatttaatttttttgtatgatttattttttaataaaaatatttataaataaattagattatttaaattaattcaatgataattattaataaaataaattttattttatgaaaaataaaattgttacaagggttttgcggtcgtcTGGACGAGTTCTCATTAAAGtgaaaaaagtgaggagtcgccaccttaattttgagagaaattaaagaaaaccattttttaaaattaaaatctactttgaaaacagagattctaggttcgatgtccgtatacgggtggagaaagtgttaggcaccccaccacgtccctcaatgagggtaagcagatttaatattg
The sequence above is a segment of the Hevea brasiliensis isolate MT/VB/25A 57/8 chromosome 11, ASM3005281v1, whole genome shotgun sequence genome. Coding sequences within it:
- the LOC110636555 gene encoding 3-ketoacyl-CoA synthase 10 isoform X1, with the protein product MANERDHLSTEIVNRGIQSSGPNAGSLTFSVRVRRRLPDFLQSVNLKYVKLGYRYLINHAIYLATIPVLVLVFSAEVGSLSREELWRKLWEDARYDLVTVVSFFAVFVFTVSAYFTSRPRSIYLLGFACYRPHDDLKVSNDEFIELARKTGKYDEASLEFQTKILQSSGLGDETYIPKAVMRQENCATMKEGRLEASTVIFGALDELFEKTRVRPKDVGVLVVNCSIFNPTPSLSAMVINHYKMRGNILSYNLGGMGCSAGIIAVDLARDMLQANPNNYAVVVSTEMVGYNWYPGQDRSMIMPNCFFRMGCSAVLLSNRRLDYPRAKYRLEHIVRTHKGADDRSFRCVYQEEDDQKFKGLKVSKQLMEIGGDALKTNITTLGPLVLPFSEQILFFGTLVWRHLFGKKNGSLPSLPPKPYIPDYKLAFEHFCVHAASKIVLDEIQRNLGLSDKNIEASRMALHRFGNTSSSSIWYELAYLEAKERVKRGDRVWQLAFGSGFKCNSLVWKSMRRVKKPSRNPWLDCIDRYPVTSFTGNG
- the LOC110636555 gene encoding 3-ketoacyl-CoA synthase 10 isoform X2, with protein sequence MANERDHLSTEIVNRGIQSSGPNAGSLTFSVRVRRRLPDFLQSVNLKYVKLGYRYLINHAIYLATIPVLVLVFSAEVGSLSREELWRKLWEDARYDLVTVVSFFAVFVFTVSAYFTSRPRSIYLLGFACYRPHDDLKVSNDEFIELARKTGKYDEASLEFQTKILQSSGLGDETYIPKAVMRQENCATMKEGRLEASTVIFGALDELFEKTRVRPKDVGVLVVNCSIFNPTPSLSAMVINHYKMRGNILSYNLGGMGCSAGIIAVDLARDMLQANPNNYAVVVSTEMVGYNWYPGQDRSMIMPNCFFRMGCSAVLLSNRRLDYPRAKYRLEHIVRTHKGADDRSFRCVYQEEDDQKFKGLKVSKQLMEIGGDALKTNITTLGPLVLPFSEQILFFGTLVWRHLFGKKNGSLPSLPPKPYIPDYKLAFEHFCVHAASKIVLDEIQRNLGLSDKNIEASRMALHRFGNTSSSSIWYELAYLEAKERVKRGDRVWQLAFGSGFKCNSLVWKSMRRVKKPSRNPWLDCIDRYPVTSFTACN